The Reichenbachiella carrageenanivorans region AATTTGACGAAAGTCAATGTAACAGAGGAGATTAATATGATGATCCCTTCGGACTTTCGTCTGATGACCGACGACGAAATGGCCAGTCGCTACTTTACTACAAAAAAACCTGTGGCTATCTATACCGACCAAACCGTAATGGTAGACCTCGGCATTAACCAAAGCGCAACAGAGTGGATTGTGGATGACCTTGAAATCATGGTGAGTTTTCAAAAGTCCAATATCTATAATTTCTACGACGACATAGAAATGATAGACCAAGGGATCAAAGAGGTAGATGGTAAAAAAGCCGCTTATTTCGAATTTATTTCTACAGTGAAGCCTGAAGGCAAATCCTTTCGCTCACAAAGCCCTGTAAAAAAATACACCTATATCCAATACATGATCGTAGGCGAGCACTCTTGGGTATTCAATTTTTCTAGTCCTGTACAGTTGCAAAGTATCTGGCAACCTCAAGTAATCAATATTATGAATAGTGTAATATTTCTTAAAAAGAAGAAATGATACCAGGTCTACACAGCGATGAGGCCTTCATGAAAGAAGCTCTCAAACAAGCACAATACGCTTTTGATGAAAATGAAGTACCTGTAGGTGCTGTAGTCGTATGTGACAACAAAATTATATCTAGAGCCTACAACCAAGTGGAAAAGCTCAATGACGTGACTGCCCATGCTGAGGTGCTAGCCATTACTGCCGCAGAAAATTATCTGGGCACCAAATATCTGACAGGCTGCAAACTCTATGTAACACTAGAACCATGCACCATGTGTGCTGGTGCTACCTACTGGTCGCAACTCGATGCAGTGATCTATGGCGCTAGCGATCCTAAGCGTGGCTATACGGCACTCGCCCCAAAAGCCCTCCACCCAAAAGCAAAAGTCACTCACGGTGTATTAGCAGAAGCTTGCAGCCAGCTCGTGACAGACTTCTTTGCTCGCATGCGAAATAAGGGCTGATAAATCCAAGGAAAATTGTAACCACCGTGATACTTCTTACGATTAGGGAAGAAGTACAACCTTGAATATATGATTACAAGAACGAAGTGGTTTGACCGAACTTTCGAACCCATTGCAGACAACTCCCTCCTTTTCGACATTATAGAACGCCTCGAAGGCACCGGCCTACGCATCGAACATAAACTCCACAACAGCGGCAGTGCCTATTTCCAGTCGTCGACCAAGCACAAATGGTCGATCAAAAAGCAAATTGGTCATTTGGGAGACGTAGAACCTCTGTGGCTAGAACGAATCAAACAAATCAAAGCTGGAGAAACCAGCCTAAAAGCAGCAGACCCCACCAACCGAAAAACAGACGAAGCGGCGCATGATAACAAAAAAGTGAAAGACTTGATTTCGGAGTTTAGCAGGCTACGCAGTAAGCTTATCGCAGAATTGCGAGTCAGCACCGCCGACCAGCTCAACCATGCCGCCACACACCCTCGTACTGGTCATCAGATGAAACTAGTAGACTTGGCTTACTTCGTAGCAGAGCACGACGATCACCATCTGGCCACCATTCACGACATGTTGATTGGAGATTGATTTTTAATACCGATTGGTATATTTTAAATCTTATTTGATTATCATTGCTTCGCTATGTTGACAAAAGCCGAAAAAACAACACAATTCATTTTAGAAAAGGTAGGCCCTTATTTCAATAAACACGGCTACACAGGTACGAGTCTATCGGCCATCACGGAAGCTACAGGCCTCACCAAGGGTGCAATTTACGGCAACTTCAAAGACAAGGAAGACTTGGCTCTACAAGCCT contains the following coding sequences:
- a CDS encoding DinB family protein encodes the protein MITRTKWFDRTFEPIADNSLLFDIIERLEGTGLRIEHKLHNSGSAYFQSSTKHKWSIKKQIGHLGDVEPLWLERIKQIKAGETSLKAADPTNRKTDEAAHDNKKVKDLISEFSRLRSKLIAELRVSTADQLNHAATHPRTGHQMKLVDLAYFVAEHDDHHLATIHDMLIGD
- a CDS encoding nucleoside deaminase; protein product: MIPGLHSDEAFMKEALKQAQYAFDENEVPVGAVVVCDNKIISRAYNQVEKLNDVTAHAEVLAITAAENYLGTKYLTGCKLYVTLEPCTMCAGATYWSQLDAVIYGASDPKRGYTALAPKALHPKAKVTHGVLAEACSQLVTDFFARMRNKG